The Cyclobacteriaceae bacterium genome includes a region encoding these proteins:
- a CDS encoding DUF983 domain-containing protein, whose product MIAKGSKLYSILLHRCPQCQEGNLFVNGAYSMNFSKMPEKCPYCGLHYEREPSFFSGAMYVSHALQVALFTTAYVALRVLFDPPVDVYVFGTIGLALILFPVTFRLSRAIYINFFIGYKREILKEKVHPTTPEKHEPVTQR is encoded by the coding sequence ATGATTGCCAAAGGATCCAAACTGTACAGCATATTACTCCATCGATGCCCTCAGTGTCAGGAGGGAAATTTATTTGTGAATGGTGCCTATTCAATGAATTTTTCCAAAATGCCTGAAAAGTGTCCTTACTGCGGCCTGCATTATGAGCGGGAACCTTCGTTTTTCTCAGGGGCAATGTATGTGAGTCATGCCCTTCAGGTTGCTTTGTTCACCACCGCCTACGTTGCGTTGCGGGTTTTATTCGATCCACCCGTTGATGTCTACGTCTTTGGCACGATTGGCCTGGCGTTAATTTTATTTCCTGTAACCTTCCGCCTGTCACGGGCGATCTACATTAACTTCTTCATTGGCTATAAAAGAGAAATCTTAAAAGAAAAAGTTCACCCCACGACACCTGAAAAACATGAACCTGTTACTCAACGTTAA
- a CDS encoding heavy-metal-associated domain-containing protein, which yields MKTEIHVENIRCGGCAATIEKEIKNIAGVLAVTVDIEEGDITVDYNEASLLDSIKSRLLTLGYPERGSVQGLSKATSKAKSLVSCAVGKLS from the coding sequence ATGAAAACTGAAATACACGTGGAAAATATCCGGTGTGGAGGTTGCGCCGCCACCATCGAAAAAGAAATCAAGAATATTGCCGGCGTCCTGGCAGTCACCGTCGACATAGAAGAGGGTGATATTACGGTCGACTATAATGAAGCATCCTTGCTGGACAGCATCAAGAGCAGGCTTCTGACCCTTGGCTACCCGGAACGTGGTTCAGTTCAAGGCCTGTCAAAAGCGACTTCCAAAGCGAAATCGCTGGTAAGTTGTGCCGTGGGAAAGTTGTCCTGA
- a CDS encoding cytochrome c oxidase subunit I — protein sequence MSQSNFIVPAGMDEILIDSHVHENFWTTYIFSTDHKVIGKQFLLTGIFWAVIGGLLSVLIRLQLGSPDADLSWLQPILGKWVVEGKLDPEFYLGAVTMHGTIMMFMVLTAGLSGTFSNFLIPLQIGARDMASPFINMLSYWFFFLSSVLFFSSFFVESGPAMGGWTIYPPLSALPQAVSGSGLGMTLYILGFISFIVSTMLGGLNYITTIINMRVKGMSMTKMPLTIWALFFTAIIALLSFPVLFSALLLLLFDRSFGTSFYLSDIYIAGEALANVGGSPILYQHLFWFLGHPEVYIIFLPALGLTSEIVATNSRKPIFGYRAMIGSMLGIVVLSFIVWAHHMFTSGMNPFIGKVFMITTLVIAVPSAVKVFNYITTLWNGNIRFTSAMLFSIGLISFIISGGLTGIILGNAPLDIHLHDTYFVVAHFHLVMGTLAFFGTFAGVYHWFPKMFGRMMNEKLGQIHFWITFAGSYLMFIPMHFIGYAGFPRRYYSFTNFDYMNNFANLNLFITVAAIITASTQLLFLFNFFYSMFRGRIAPQNPWNSNSLEWTTPSGRPGHGNWPGEIPEVYRWPYDYSKPGAVEDYIPQNIPLSETQESNTSLENEQLANGERK from the coding sequence ATGAGCCAGTCAAATTTCATAGTACCAGCAGGCATGGACGAGATACTTATTGATAGTCATGTTCATGAAAATTTCTGGACAACTTATATTTTCAGTACAGATCACAAAGTAATTGGTAAGCAATTTTTGCTCACGGGAATTTTTTGGGCTGTCATTGGCGGTTTACTCTCCGTCCTTATCCGCTTACAGTTAGGAAGTCCGGATGCGGACCTAAGCTGGCTTCAACCCATTCTGGGCAAATGGGTTGTTGAGGGTAAACTTGATCCTGAATTTTATTTGGGAGCAGTGACCATGCATGGAACCATCATGATGTTTATGGTCCTGACGGCAGGACTGAGCGGCACATTTAGCAATTTTCTGATACCGTTACAGATTGGAGCCCGTGACATGGCTTCGCCATTTATTAACATGCTAAGCTATTGGTTTTTCTTCCTTTCAAGCGTTTTGTTTTTTAGCTCTTTCTTTGTGGAATCTGGTCCAGCCATGGGAGGTTGGACAATTTATCCACCACTCAGCGCATTACCACAAGCGGTTTCGGGTTCAGGACTAGGGATGACATTGTATATTCTGGGTTTCATTTCCTTTATCGTTTCCACTATGCTGGGTGGATTAAACTATATCACTACAATTATCAACATGCGGGTGAAGGGGATGTCGATGACGAAGATGCCCCTTACGATTTGGGCATTGTTTTTTACAGCTATTATTGCTTTGCTATCATTCCCTGTATTGTTTTCAGCACTTTTATTGCTACTATTTGACCGATCATTTGGCACCAGTTTTTATCTGTCGGATATTTATATTGCCGGTGAGGCTTTGGCAAATGTGGGCGGGAGTCCAATTCTTTATCAACACTTGTTTTGGTTTCTGGGTCATCCAGAGGTGTATATCATTTTTTTACCTGCGCTTGGACTTACCTCCGAAATTGTAGCTACCAATTCGCGCAAACCCATTTTTGGGTATAGGGCAATGATTGGCTCCATGCTTGGCATCGTAGTACTTTCTTTTATTGTCTGGGCCCATCACATGTTTACCTCTGGTATGAATCCCTTCATCGGAAAGGTCTTCATGATTACCACGTTAGTGATCGCCGTTCCTTCCGCAGTAAAAGTCTTTAATTACATAACTACTCTCTGGAATGGTAATATCAGGTTTACGTCCGCCATGCTTTTTTCGATCGGACTTATTTCCTTTATTATTTCCGGGGGATTGACCGGTATTATTTTAGGGAATGCCCCACTGGATATTCATTTGCACGATACCTACTTTGTAGTAGCTCACTTTCACCTGGTAATGGGTACGCTTGCTTTCTTCGGAACATTTGCAGGGGTGTATCATTGGTTTCCAAAAATGTTCGGTCGCATGATGAATGAAAAACTCGGTCAGATTCATTTTTGGATAACGTTTGCGGGCTCGTACCTTATGTTTATCCCGATGCACTTTATTGGGTACGCTGGCTTTCCAAGGAGGTATTATTCGTTTACCAATTTTGACTACATGAATAATTTTGCCAATCTCAACTTGTTTATTACCGTAGCAGCTATCATCACCGCTTCAACACAGCTTTTATTCCTGTTCAATTTTTTCTATAGCATGTTTCGCGGCAGGATAGCACCTCAGAATCCGTGGAACTCCAATAGTCTAGAATGGACTACACCCTCCGGTAGACCCGGTCATGGAAACTGGCCAGGAGAAATACCGGAAGTTTATCGCTGGCCGTATGATTATAGCAAACCGGGCGCAGTGGAGGATTATATTCCGCAGAACATACCGCTTTCTGAAACACAAGAGTCCAATACATCCCTCGAAAACGAACAACTGGCTAATGGAGAAAGAAAATAA